Within the Armatimonadia bacterium genome, the region TGTGGTCGAGCTCGAGGTGGTCCACGAGCTCCAACTCGCTCATCGACCGGTAGGGCTCCGGCTGATGCTGCAGGAACGCGTTGCCGAAGATCTTGACCCAGAAGGGAAGACGATCCACAGGTTGCTGCCGCAGAGCTGCCTCAAACCGCTCCTTGCCGGTCATCATGCGATGCTCACACCCCTGCGCAAGGTTCGTGTCGTCAGGTGCTCTCTTCTCAGCGACCGGTTGTTCCTTGCCCCAAGCCGAGGGACCTTCGCAGGCACGTGCCGAGCAGGATTCGCCGCGCCTTCGGGGAATTGGCCAGAAACAACCTATCGGGAGGCAACTCATGAGCAGACGTACCAAGGTGGGGGTGCTCGCGTCAGGCGGGGGTACCAATCTACAAGCCATCCTCGACGCGTCCCAGGCGTCCAGAATCGACGCCGAGATCGTCGTCGTCATCAGTGACCGCGAGGGCGCCGGTTGTCTCGACCGTGCCCGCAGCCATGGCATCGACGCGGTCCATATCAAGGTGCCCAAGACGGGCACCGAGGCCTGGCGGGCAGCAAACGAGCAGATCGTCGCCGTCCTCCGCGACGCCCAGGTCGAGCTCGTGGCCATGGCGGGCTACATGCGGATGATCTCACCGAGCCTCCTCAAAGCCTTCCCTGGCGCCGTGATGAACATCCATCCGGCCCTTCTCCCCTCCTTCCCGGGCACTCACGGCCAGGGCGACGCCAATGCCCATGGCGTGAAGCTGGCCGGAGCCACAGTGCACTTCGCCGA harbors:
- the purN gene encoding phosphoribosylglycinamide formyltransferase; this translates as MSRRTKVGVLASGGGTNLQAILDASQASRIDAEIVVVISDREGAGCLDRARSHGIDAVHIKVPKTGTEAWRAANEQIVAVLRDAQVELVAMAGYMRMISPSLLKAFPGAVMNIHPALLPSFPGTHGQGDANAHGVKLAGATVHFADEEFDRGPIIIQGVVPVQGDDTDDALAARILTVEHRIYPQAIQWFSQGRLRIEGRRVLLDGEPVSGTNSLIWPPIEWQ